The DNA sequence TCGGGTTGATCTCGACGTCGACCTCCTCCGCCTCGGGCGTCACCAGGACACCCGCCGCGGAGGTGTGGATGCGGCCCTGCGACTCGGTGGCCGGCACGCGCTGCACGCGGTGCACGCCGCCCTCGTACTTCAGCCGCGCCCACACGCCCTGTCCGGGCTCGGTCTGCCCGCGGGCCTTCACGGCCACCTGGACGTCCTTGTAGCCGCCCAGCTCGGACTCGGTGGCGTCGATGATCTCGGTCTTCCAGCCGACGCGCTCGGCGTAGCGCAGGTACATGCGCAGCAGGTCGCCGGCGAACAGGGCGGACTCGTCGCCGCCCGCGCCCGCCTTGATCTCGAGGATGACGTCCTTGTCGTCGCTGGGGTCGCGCGGGACCAGCAGCAGGCGCAGCTTCTCGGTGAGCTCCTCGCGCCGCTGCTCCAGTTCCTTGACCTCGGCGACGAAGTCGGGGTCGTCGGCGGCCAGCTCGCGCGCGGTGCCGACGTCGTCACCGGTCTGCTTCCAGGAGCGGTACGTGGCGACGATCGGGGTGAGCTCGGCGTAGCGCTTGTTCAGCTTGCGCGCGTTCGCCTGGTCGGCGTGGACCGACGGATCGGCGAGCTTCTTCTCCAGGTCGGCGTGCTCGGCGACGAGTTCCTCGACGGCCTCGAACATCTTGGGCTCCTGCTGGTACGTGGGTGAAGGGGCGGGCGACCAAAAACGCCGGTCCCGGCCTGCGCCCGGCAGGGCGCGACCGTGGACCGGCGGATTGGGGCTCGCTACTTCTTGGAGCCGGCGGCCTTGCCGAAGCGGGCCTCGAAGCGGGCCACACGGCCACCGGTGTCGAGGATCTTCTGCTTGCCCGTGTAGAACGGGTGGCACTCGGAGCAGACCTCGGCGCGGATGGCACCGGACGAGATCGTGCTGCGGGTGGTGAACGACGCGCCGCAGGTGCAGCTGACCTGCGTCTCGACGTACTCGGGGTGGATGTCGCGCTTCAAGGTGTCTCCTAGGTTTCGGGAGGGCGCCGGGTCGCCGCCGCGGGATGCGGAAGCGTGAACCGGAGCCGACGTACCAGTCTGCCAGGACTGGCGCCATCCCCCAAAACCGGGTGGCCCGCTCCACTATTCCCGCGCCCCGCGCCCCGCGCCCCCGTGCCCCGTGGCCTCAGGAGCTCACGACGTCCTTGGCCCCGCCACCGGCCGTGTCCTCGGTGGCGCTCTCCGGGATCGGCTCGTCGTCCCTCCAGGCGTCCCAGACCAGCTGGGCCTTGTCCGTCAGCGGCAGGACGCGGTTGCGGTCGGCCGGGTCGTACCGGACCGGCATGGTGACCATGTCCAGGCCGGCCGGGCTGAGGCCCTTCAGACCGCCCGCGAAGGACATCAGGGCGTTCACCGAGCCCAGGCCGGAGTCGGTGGTGACCGCCTTGGTGGCGCTGTCGGCGAGGTCGTAGAGCTTCTTGGGGCTGGTGAAGACGCCGACCTCCCCGACCTGGCGCAGCAGGGCCTTGACGAAGGCCTGC is a window from the Streptomyces capillispiralis genome containing:
- the rpmE gene encoding 50S ribosomal protein L31 is translated as MKRDIHPEYVETQVSCTCGASFTTRSTISSGAIRAEVCSECHPFYTGKQKILDTGGRVARFEARFGKAAGSKK
- the prfA gene encoding peptide chain release factor 1, whose protein sequence is MFEAVEELVAEHADLEKKLADPSVHADQANARKLNKRYAELTPIVATYRSWKQTGDDVGTARELAADDPDFVAEVKELEQRREELTEKLRLLLVPRDPSDDKDVILEIKAGAGGDESALFAGDLLRMYLRYAERVGWKTEIIDATESELGGYKDVQVAVKARGQTEPGQGVWARLKYEGGVHRVQRVPATESQGRIHTSAAGVLVTPEAEEVDVEINPNDLRIDVYRSSGPGGQSVNTTDSAVRITHIPTGVVASCQNEKSQLQNKEQALRILRSRLLAAAQEEAEREAADARRSQVRTVDRSEKIRTYNFPENRISDHRVGFKAYNLDQVLDGDLAAVIQACVDADSAAKLAAA